TGGGGGGACGCTTCTGGGACGACAACCTCAGGAAGGGCTAGGATAGAAGGAATATGCGTAGATATGCTTTTCTAGGAAAGGGGAGGATTACGGGATTTACTGCCCAAGAAGGAGAGTAAACGCGGGCCAAGAAGTGAGAACGGGACCATGATAAGTCTGTGGAGACACGGCGCGACCCGTGGGGGCCTTCCGAGAGCTGAGCGAGCGCGTGAGCATCCCAAAAGCTGGTGCAGCGCCAACAAGGCAGGGAGTCCCCCTGGTCGTCCGCCTCTGAGACTGTCCAGCGTGGGAATGAGCTAGGCAGATGGTCCCCCGTAAGTACAGGAATAGGGGAAGGGTTCAAGTGTTATTTTCAGGGTCGCGTTCTGATACATTCGAGGAAATCTAGGCCAACTCTGGATTTTCACGAAGCTCGGGCTCCTAGGCGCTTTCCCAGGGGAGAGAAAGAGTGACGTTACAGGCGGTATATTGTGTGGGAGCTAGCACAGTCTTGGCGAAACCATCTGctctctgttgtgcaaagggaaaGGATATCAGAGGGTGCTGaagggtgatgggagacgtcggacagggcaagatatgacaaaataataatttataaattatcaagggttcatgagggaggggggagcggggagggaggagaaaaaggaggagctagTGCCAGAGGCTTagatgaagagcaaatgttttgagaatgatgagggcaacgaatgtacaaatgtgcttgacacaattgatgtatgggtggattgtgataagagttgtatgagcccctaataaaatgatttttttttaaagaaagagggTGCTGACACTTCCAAAACAAAATTTACAGacactgagtcgattccgactcataagattggataggacagagtagaactgcccaggcccctggtgggtttccgcGTCCATctgtctgggagtagaaagcctcgttttcctccCACAGAAGGGCTGGTGCTGTCCCACTGCTGGCTGTCGGTTGGCAGCCTACTGTGGCCCGCACTCCCCCCGAGGGCCGGAGAGGTTACAACGTCACACCAATGACCAGAAGAAAGGTTGGGATTTCCATCCAGGTGCCCAGACCTTACCCAAACCTTCAACTTTTCCTTGAAAAGTGCAACATGGACCCGACTCGGGCTTACCTACTTTTCCCTCAGGCTTAACCACCCCCCACACTCAGAGATGAAGAtcttggggggcggggagtgggggaGAAGGAAAAGCATGAGTGGAAATGCCAGGGCAGGTTAAGGAAGTAGAGTTTGGCCTCGGGGCCACTGAGACCAGTTCCATGCAGTGACTGTCCGTGATAAAGCAGTGGCCTCCTATGCCTCCGTTCGCCTGTCCATTTAGTTGTCCACAGATGTTCATGAAGCGCCTACTATGTGCCTGGCACAATTCTAGGCACTACGGACAccatagggagccctggtggcctagtgggttacgcGTTGGGtggctgcaaggtcaacagtccaAAACGGTCAGCCGCTCGCAGGGACACAGATAAGGCTTTCTCGTCCTGTCCGGAGTTACAGCTTCGGCagcaccgcccccccccacccacccccctgccaCCGAGGCTGTCCTGCCCTGTCCCAGGGAGCgccccctgagtcagaatggtctCAGCGGCAGTGAGGGCGGGACACCGTGCAGAACCAGTCAGAGGAAGTCACCGTCGACTTGAAGTGCCTTTGCTAGCAAGATCTTGGACAGTTCAGATCTCTTCCTGTGGGAGCTTGCAGGAGATTAAAAAATATCTATGTGGGAGTAattcccgccccaccccccgcagGGAGGGACTAGGAACTAAGAAGGcagggagagagtgggagagaaggggtctGGTAGGCAAAGAAGCCGGCCTGTTGAACATGACACTGGATGCAGAACTAGAGCCCAGTGGGAAGGGTTAGCCATACTCTCTCGGCCACCCACGGAGACAGGTGACACCAAGGCTGGAAATTTGGCCTGCTGGGGGCAAAGCCCACGATCAGAGAAGATCTGACCCCAGCCTTGTCTCCTCAGGAAGGATGGCGCTCAGTCCCCGGAGCCTGGGCCTTTTCTTTATCTACCTCATCTCCTTTCTCGTTGGTCTTCCCGCCAACCTGCTGGCCATGCGGGCCTTCATCGGGCGGGTCCGGCAGCCTCAGCCTGCCCCCATCCACATCCTGCTCCTCAGCCTGACGCTCGcagacctgctgctgctgctgctgctgcccttcAAGATGATGGAGGCCGCCTACGATTTCTACTGGCCCCTGGGCGACCTTCTCTGCATCCTCACCGGCTTTGGCTTCTACAGCGGCATCTACTGCAGCACCTGGCTCCTGGCGGGCATCAGCATCGAGCGCTACCGCAGCGTGGCTTTCCCCGTGCAGTACAAGCTCTCCCGCCGGCCCCTCTACGGCGTGGTGGCCGCTGTGGTGTCCAGTGTCTTGTCCTTCGGACACTGCAGCATTGTCATCATTGTCGAGAACTTACCGACCAACAAGACGACCCATCAGGCCCAAGGGCTCCCTGTCTGCTACGACGACTTTACCGACGAGCAACTGGCCCTGCTGCTCCCGGTGCGCCTGGAGCTGTGCCTGGTGCTCTTCTTCATCCCCATGGTGGTGACCATCTTCTGCTACTGGCGCTTTGTGCACATCATGCTGTCCAGGCCGCAGGTGGGAGCCCGCAAGCGCTGGAGAGCCGTGGCGCTGGCTGCGGTGACGCTCTTCAACTTCCTGGTCTGTTTCGGGCCCTACAATGTGTCTCACGTGGTGGGCTTCATCCAAAGGAGAAGCCAGAGTTGGCGAGCCTGTGCCGTGTTGCTCAGCGCTCTCAACGCTTGCATTGACCCCTTGATTTTCTATTTCTCCTCCTCTGCTGTACGCAAAGCTTTTAATAAAGGGCTGCAGAGGCTACAGGCTTGGGGTGCCTCGCTATCGGGGTGCTGGAGGACAAGAACTCAAGAGCAGGCCTTAGAAAAAGGAGATGGGAGATCAGGTATGACCAATATCAACTTCAGGGAAGACTAGATTTTCCACTCTGGTGTTACATATTGGGCCGGGGGAGCAGGTGGGATAAGGGGATAATGAACATGTGGAACAAATGAATTAGGCCGTGGGAGACTTGTGCCCAGCGTACATGGGCATCTCAAAGCCTGGTTTTATGTTTATTCCCAGGGGTTGTGGCATTCTCTTATTTCTGGTCGGCACAATCCCTTGGGCGGTATCACTTGGTGACGCAGTGGTTAAAACGCTCAGCAGTACccctaaaggtcagtggttcaaatccacaaaccaccctgcaggagaaagatggagccgtCCGCTTCCCTAAGGATATCAGGATATCAGCCCTGGGAACCTTTATGGAGCAGCTCTACAGAACCAcgctgagttgaaatcgactcagtGAGAATGGGCTTGACTCTTTATTTTACTGCCTCCTGGTAAACTTCCAGTCCTTTTATGCTGGAATATCATAGTCTTTATCTGCTCCACTCAGCACATATAAAATAGTGATACGTACTTATCCACTGCAGGGCTGTTGGTTATCTATTTGGTCCTCATTCAGCAGAGAGGTTCCACCTTACAACATCAGCTATCTGTGCTGGGGAGAACAGGAGCAGGGCTTTGTTTATTCTCTTATGAAAATCTTTCGATGAGCaggtgtggtttgtttttttttgacgTATCATCGACTTTTTCTTCTATTGGTGCAAACTTGCTTTTCCGAAAGATCGAGTCTTGTGGTTTTATGATGTTGTCGTCCAGAACTTTACATTGAACACTTAGCATTTGATtcattttgagttagtttttgtgTTTCGGCTCTATTTCATTTTCTATAGGTGGAAATGTAGTTTGATTGCTCCTGCTTCATCAAATGGACTTTGACcccttgttgaaaatcagttgtacatcaaaccaaaccaagccaacccCCGTCATCCAGTTTATTCTGACTCGTAGCCAcccagaagacagagcaaaacttcccttttaggtttctgagactttacttcTCTATGAGActagaccgcctcatctttctcctgaagaatgaccagtgggtttgaactgctgacttttcagcacCAAGGCTCTTCAACTGCCATGGATACCAAAAAACTAAAGCTCTGGTAACCTAGTGGATCCCACCTTTTAGATGTCTGGGTTTAATTCTGGGTTctcaatcccccacccccaccccactggtcTATGTATTTATTATTGAATCTATACCAGAATATTTTGATTAATAGTGGTTGCCTTATACTGATAGATCGCTTTAGGTAGCATTGACGTTTTCACTCTATTTAGTCTTTCACCCCATGAGCACGGAATGTCCTATTTATATGGATCTTTTGCAGTCTTGCTGTAGCATTTTCCTTGATCAGTCTTCATTTGTTGAATTTATCTACCTTTTCAAAATTCAAAGATCCTCTCCAGCTTGTATCTTTACTTTCTGCTTCATGTATTTCTAACCTTAACATCTTTACTTCGCTCCATTTTCTCAGTTGTTCGTTTCCTTCACTTTTAAAATTGGAAGCTAATCAGCCGTGTGCGTGTCTCTTCTTTGCTACGAAAGCACCTGACGCTGTAAGTATTCCTCTAAGAACAGCTTGAGGGGGAATTCACACATTTTGATTTGcaggatttttattattttgagttttaaaTAGGCCCTAATTACCATATGATTGTCGTTTAATCTTAAGTTCACATTTTTCTTAATTTCCATGTTTTTTTATATGACTTTAAGATTTTATCTTTCTGGTGCTCATTTCTAACTAAATTGCACTGTGGTCAAAGGATTTTGTCTGAATAGTACCTGGCCCTTTGCAATTCATTGAGAATTATTTTTTTGATCTAGAACGGTCAATTTTCTCAAGTGTTCCGGGTGTGGAAATGATTCCACAATTGTTGAGTGCACTGCTCTCTAAGTatttttgaggattaagagcataggggtggagtctagcttgtcaagcaGATCACAGGCAATGAGGtcgctgtgtgggcatggccttctcctgaggattctgggaaatatgGTACTTCCTCCTggaaggtgggagacacttctctctctctgctcactccctgggagacatagcagttgGCAAGACACAtaaacccaccctgatgcagccctgggtgctggaaaggccatgcagagacccctggcagtgctgagatgtttccaatgccactgaattcaaagactttctacctagtggcctgtgattttctgcattcagcatcattgcatgcatttcgtgagtctgaagaggactttattgattggtatggacatatggactaatatcatatttatggactgggctgggatgttttctcaatgttcaattgctcttgtatataaatctctttcttatacacatacgtgcgtccatggatttgtttctctagtccacccagactgacacagttcttTATGAGActagaccgcctcatctttctcctgaacaatgactattgggtttgaactgatgactttgcaGCCCCAAGCTCTTCAATTGCCCACAGATACCAAACAACTAAAGCCCTTGTAATCCACCTTACAATCTTTGAAGTCAAACTCATTCATTGCGATGTCCAAATCTTCATAGCCCTTACTTACTTTTGGGGTCACTGTGCTAAATGCACCTTCTATGATGACAAATTCACATTTCTCCTTGCAATCTGTTTCTGCTGGTGAACTGAACAGGGCATCCTGTCTTTTTTCTTGACATCGATTTTGCTGAGATTATTTGTAGTGGTCTGAATAGAATAGtgtaccccacccaccccaaatccATGTCTACAAGGAACTTGGGACTGTGATCTTATTGGAAAAGATAATCTCTGCAGGTATAATTCATTGAGGATCTTGAGATGAACTCCTCTTGAAGTGCGGGTGGGCCATAGTCTGGTCCTTTAAGGAGAGGAGTGGACATACTGAAAGGCATTATGGGAAGAAAGCTATGTGAGGCTGATGGTCGACCCTGGAGTTGTGTTGCCACAGGCAATCCAAAAGCggagagagggaaagggaagacctgcccctaagccctttggaAGGAGTCCGTGCCACTTCCTCTGTGACTGCACCTTTCTGGCCGGCAGGACTCGGAGAGAAAGACGATCTGCTCTTTTCAACCACCAAGTTGGtggccattttttttttttgcagccttCCCAGAGGGAATGCATGAATATCACCACACCAACTGTTTTTGGTTGctaaggggaaccgattacaaggatctacatgggacctcctccctgagggatggacaagagaaaagtgggtgaagggagacgtcagacagggcaagatatgacaaaataataatttataaattatcaagggttcatgagggaagggggagcgaggagggaggggaaaaacgaagagctgatgccaggggcttacgtggagagcaaatgttttgaaaatgatgagggcaatgaatgtacaaatgtgctttacataattgatggatgtatggattgtgataagagttgtatgagccccaataaaatgattataaaaaagagaaagtgtcCTAAGGTTGATCATGGTCATGTACAAGAAACTCTTTCCTTGAAGTAGATCCACATAGTGAAATATATATAGGCATAAACACATGGCCAAAGAATGAGTAACAAGTCAGACGACTTATCACAGAGTGACCATGCCCATTGAAGTAAGAAGTTAGGGATCAATCACCATCTTGTTTTGTGTAATTTCCCCTACATCTTAAATGTCCTCCCCCCCCTTTCCCTTTGTGCCTTTCTTTAGAAGTAAGGTTTTTCCCCTTCGTTCCTACACGGATTTGGAAATTACGTGCtctatttctttttcaaaaaatgcTCCCCCTTTTACCTGAGTGGGGGTaccacatacaaagaaaaacatgccaTAAGGGGTGGCCCAGCCCATTGCCCCCTAACAATGACAGAATCCCAAGGAATGCCcccacattccccaccccaccaccctgcGTAGACTGCTCTttcttctgcccccccccccactggccttccctccttcctgtcctcttcttcctctttccctcccccctcccctcccccacagctTCCTACCCCCCATCATCGGTTTCAGAGTGTTTTCCTTTGGTGAGAAAAGCTTTTTGTTCTTTACAATAATGGTGTCATGAAAGCATTGCTGTGTGAgcttgactaactttgctgagcatcGTGTCTCCCAGTGCTGTCCTTGTCATGAGGTGTGTGACCATCTCATCGTGGTTTTTCAGgggtgcatagtattccactgtgtgtatgcacCAGCGTTGATTAATCCATTTCCCTGCAGCCCGAGTGTCGGGttgcttccatctttttgctgtaATAGAAGTTGCTGCGAGGAACATAAATGTGCATCTAGCTGCTCATCTTCCATTAATTTAGCGGTTCCCCTGGAACCATAAGCTGAGGTTAGCAGTGCTTTGGTTGGCTGCCCATTAGTCCTTCCTCCCTTGACATATTTACCACCCGTCAAGACAAAGAGCCAACGCAGATGGCCTCCAACTGTGTGACCACCGTGCAGTAGTTCTCACAGGGGCGTCTGAAGACGCCCGGGGGACCCACACACCATCTTCCCGTAAAGTTCAAGCTCTTTTCCCGAGATATTAAGACACCATCTGCCCCTTTCACTCTCACTGTCACATACATGTACAGTCGAGTGCTTCAGAGGTGACATGGCACGCAGTCACCCGACAGACTGAATTCAGAGCAGTGTGAGAGCCCAGCTCTCACCCACGGAGCCAGACATGAATAAGATGGGCAAACAATGCCACTCTTCTcatggatttaaaaaatata
The sequence above is drawn from the Tenrec ecaudatus isolate mTenEca1 chromosome 18, mTenEca1.hap1, whole genome shotgun sequence genome and encodes:
- the LOC142431656 gene encoding free fatty acid receptor 2-like — its product is MALSPRSLGLFFIYLISFLVGLPANLLAMRAFIGRVRQPQPAPIHILLLSLTLADLLLLLLLPFKMMEAAYDFYWPLGDLLCILTGFGFYSGIYCSTWLLAGISIERYRSVAFPVQYKLSRRPLYGVVAAVVSSVLSFGHCSIVIIVENLPTNKTTHQAQGLPVCYDDFTDEQLALLLPVRLELCLVLFFIPMVVTIFCYWRFVHIMLSRPQVGARKRWRAVALAAVTLFNFLVCFGPYNVSHVVGFIQRRSQSWRACAVLLSALNACIDPLIFYFSSSAVRKAFNKGLQRLQAWGASLSGCWRTRTQEQALEKGDGRSGMTNINFRED